A genomic stretch from Rhodanobacter soli includes:
- a CDS encoding electron transfer flavoprotein-ubiquinone oxidoreductase: protein MSERETMEYDVVVVGAGPAGLSFAIRLKQLKPEVSVCVIEKASTIGAQILSGAVIEPQPLDALLPGWRDNPPPICVPAGEDEFWLLSKTGGHKMMVPPGMKNHGNFIVSLGAMCAWLAPQAEALGVDVFPGFAAADNIYNEDGSVAGVRIGDMGVAKDGTHKPGYAEGIDIRAKVTVLAEGARGSLTKQLVKRFQLDQHSDPQGYSIGIKELWQLPAGRVTPGKIVHSFGWPADTHTYGGSFLYHLDKDRVALGYVSGLDYSDPNYQPWEAFQQWKNHPMMKPLLEGGTILSAGARAIVTGGYQSLPQCEMPGALLIGDTAGLLNVPKVKGTHQAIKSGMLAAEHLIANALNPTGFDAKLRGSDVMAELKKVRNIKPAFKKGLWFGMLNAAWETVTAGLSPWTLKNKADWSSLHKLGAQEEPKRDYVQRTLPPRDRLAGVYFAATEHDEDQPIHLHVADTNICIDQCTTEYGNPCTRFCPASVYEMVEDAGGRRLQINAANCVHCKTCDIKDPYEIITWVTPEGGSGPNYQNL, encoded by the coding sequence ATGAGCGAACGCGAAACCATGGAATACGACGTTGTCGTCGTCGGCGCCGGTCCCGCCGGCCTGTCGTTCGCGATCCGCCTGAAGCAGCTGAAGCCGGAAGTGAGCGTGTGCGTGATCGAGAAGGCCTCGACCATCGGCGCGCAGATCCTGTCCGGCGCGGTGATCGAGCCGCAGCCGCTGGACGCCCTGCTGCCGGGCTGGCGCGACAACCCTCCGCCTATCTGCGTGCCTGCCGGCGAGGACGAGTTCTGGCTGCTCAGCAAGACTGGCGGGCACAAGATGATGGTGCCGCCGGGCATGAAGAACCACGGCAACTTCATCGTCTCGCTGGGCGCGATGTGCGCGTGGCTGGCGCCGCAGGCCGAGGCGCTTGGCGTCGACGTGTTCCCCGGTTTCGCCGCCGCCGACAACATCTACAACGAAGACGGTTCGGTCGCCGGCGTGCGCATCGGCGACATGGGCGTGGCGAAGGACGGCACGCACAAGCCTGGCTATGCCGAAGGCATCGACATCAGGGCCAAGGTCACCGTGCTGGCCGAAGGCGCGCGCGGCAGCCTCACCAAGCAGCTGGTCAAGCGCTTCCAGCTGGACCAGCACAGCGACCCACAGGGCTACTCGATCGGCATCAAGGAACTGTGGCAGCTGCCGGCCGGCCGCGTCACTCCGGGCAAGATCGTGCACAGCTTCGGCTGGCCGGCCGACACACATACTTATGGCGGCAGCTTCCTCTACCACCTGGACAAGGACCGCGTGGCGCTCGGCTACGTCAGCGGGCTCGACTACAGCGACCCGAACTACCAGCCGTGGGAAGCGTTCCAGCAGTGGAAGAACCACCCGATGATGAAGCCGCTGCTGGAAGGCGGCACGATCCTCTCGGCCGGCGCGCGCGCGATCGTCACCGGCGGCTACCAGTCGTTGCCCCAATGCGAGATGCCCGGCGCGCTGCTGATCGGCGACACCGCCGGTCTGCTCAACGTGCCGAAGGTGAAAGGCACCCACCAGGCGATCAAGAGCGGCATGCTCGCCGCCGAACACCTGATTGCGAACGCGCTGAACCCGACCGGCTTCGACGCGAAACTGCGCGGCTCGGACGTGATGGCCGAGCTGAAGAAGGTGCGCAACATCAAACCCGCGTTCAAGAAGGGCCTGTGGTTCGGCATGCTGAATGCCGCCTGGGAAACCGTCACCGCCGGACTGTCGCCGTGGACGCTGAAGAACAAGGCCGACTGGTCCAGCCTGCACAAGCTGGGCGCGCAGGAAGAGCCGAAGCGCGACTATGTACAGCGCACGCTGCCGCCGCGCGACCGCCTGGCCGGCGTCTACTTCGCCGCCACCGAGCACGACGAGGACCAGCCGATCCACCTGCACGTGGCCGACACGAACATCTGCATCGACCAGTGCACCACCGAATACGGCAACCCGTGCACCCGCTTCTGCCCGGCCAGCGTCTACGAGATGGTGGAGGATGCAGGAGGTCGCCGCCTACAGATCAACGCGGCCAACTGCGTGCACTGCAAGACCTGCGACATCAAGGACCCGTACGAGATCATCACCTGGGTCACGCCGGAAGGCGGCTCCGGGCCGAATTATCAGAACCTCTGA
- the gcvH gene encoding glycine cleavage system protein GcvH, producing the protein MSEIPGDLKFLKSHEWARVEDDGLVRVGISDHAQGQLGDLVYVELPEVGSAVKAGAGAAVVESVKAASDIYSPVSGEIVEVNELLNDKPETINEDAFGEGWIFLVRPSDRAELDELLDANDYEELVENEDH; encoded by the coding sequence ATGAGCGAGATTCCCGGCGATCTGAAATTCCTCAAGTCCCACGAGTGGGCCCGCGTCGAAGACGATGGTCTGGTCCGGGTGGGCATCTCCGACCACGCGCAGGGTCAGCTCGGCGACCTGGTCTATGTGGAACTGCCGGAAGTCGGCTCCGCCGTGAAGGCGGGCGCCGGTGCGGCCGTGGTGGAATCGGTGAAGGCGGCTTCCGACATCTACTCGCCGGTTTCCGGCGAGATCGTCGAGGTCAACGAACTGCTCAACGACAAGCCCGAGACCATCAACGAAGACGCCTTCGGCGAAGGCTGGATCTTCCTGGTGCGTCCCAGCGACCGTGCCGAGCTCGACGAACTGCTCGACGCGAACGACTACGAAGAGCTGGTCGAGAACGAAGACCACTGA
- a CDS encoding serine hydrolase domain-containing protein gives MQFHKIFLLIAGALGLACTPVCATARTTSPASAPSPASVGNVPQQLPSPRVKQTLADYQRWLNRLAQRDAVAGLATAVVIDGKVVYEGTVGYADASTKQPITPDTVFRLASLSKAFATAIAGLLIDDGKLGWDTKLVDVLPYFKLKNMQAASQATVSDILGQRLGLPRNTYDNMLEGDTPYEELVRKLDEVDMVCGVGQCYGYQNVAFSMIGDVVLARTGDFFYHQVDKRIFYPLGMNTASYGRAALESSKSWARPHRATSRGWVPFEPNETYYRVAPAAGVNASLRDMEKWLIAQMGGRQDVLPTSLLDVLHAPGVATPSELHATAWRSGRLTAAHYALGWRVYEYGGETLIYHAGAVAGYRTMIGFFPKYRAGVVTLWNSTGPTPSGLMPMVFDDLLGLPHVDWAHIEGPAKPAAKSRAKSRPRVHRRAPRHR, from the coding sequence ATGCAGTTTCATAAGATCTTCTTGCTGATCGCGGGCGCACTGGGGCTGGCCTGCACGCCGGTCTGCGCCACCGCGCGCACCACTTCCCCGGCTTCCGCCCCGTCGCCGGCCAGCGTCGGCAACGTGCCGCAGCAACTGCCGTCGCCGCGCGTCAAGCAGACCCTCGCCGACTACCAGCGCTGGCTGAACCGCCTCGCCCAGCGCGACGCCGTCGCCGGCCTGGCCACCGCGGTGGTGATCGACGGCAAGGTGGTCTACGAGGGCACCGTCGGCTACGCCGACGCCTCCACCAAACAGCCGATCACCCCGGATACCGTGTTTCGCCTCGCCTCGCTGTCGAAGGCGTTCGCCACCGCCATCGCCGGCCTGCTGATCGACGACGGCAAGCTCGGCTGGGACACGAAGCTGGTCGACGTGCTGCCGTACTTCAAGCTGAAGAACATGCAGGCCGCATCGCAGGCCACGGTCAGCGACATCCTGGGACAGCGGCTGGGCCTGCCGCGCAATACCTACGACAACATGCTCGAGGGCGACACGCCCTACGAGGAGCTGGTGCGCAAACTGGACGAAGTCGACATGGTCTGCGGCGTGGGCCAGTGCTACGGCTACCAGAACGTCGCCTTCAGCATGATCGGCGACGTGGTGCTCGCGCGCACCGGCGACTTCTTCTATCACCAGGTCGACAAGCGCATCTTCTATCCGCTGGGCATGAACACCGCCAGCTACGGCCGCGCCGCGCTGGAATCCAGCAAGAGCTGGGCACGCCCGCACCGCGCCACCAGCCGGGGCTGGGTGCCATTCGAACCGAACGAAACCTACTACCGGGTCGCGCCGGCGGCCGGCGTCAACGCCAGCCTGCGCGACATGGAGAAATGGCTGATCGCCCAGATGGGCGGCCGCCAGGACGTGCTGCCCACCTCGCTGCTGGACGTGCTGCACGCTCCCGGCGTCGCCACGCCCAGCGAACTGCATGCCACCGCCTGGCGCAGCGGACGCCTGACCGCCGCACACTACGCGCTGGGCTGGCGGGTCTATGAATACGGTGGCGAAACCCTGATCTATCACGCCGGCGCCGTGGCCGGTTATCGCACCATGATTGGCTTCTTCCCGAAGTACCGCGCCGGCGTGGTCACCCTGTGGAACTCCACCGGCCCCACGCCCAGCGGGCTGATGCCGATGGTGTTCGACGATCTGCTGGGCCTGCCGCACGTGGACTGGGCCCACATCGAAGGCCCCGCCAAGCCGGCAGCGAAGTCCAGGGCGAAATCCCGGCCGCGCGTGCATCGCCGCGCGCCACGCCACCGCTGA
- a CDS encoding amidase, whose translation MNSMPPITDLDLRRASLCQLLHWLAVGRVQPQALADAYQQAIERIDPALHAYVDQRSGLLQDQAQLADRRRRDGVIGRLDGIPLALKDNFDIAGWPTRAGLPGRGKPVQEDAHVVARLRASGAILLGKTNMDEGALGAVTDNPHFGATHNPHRHGYTAGGSSGGAAAAVAAGLAVAAVGSDSLGSIRIPASYCGVYALKPTHGEISARGLVPAARRLDAVGLLARSADDLTVLLQVLAGYDADDARSRRRRVAFALPDWEPGNLRAGLLPDLAAVGVQPQVIEVFEAAMAKLPHALGDRRTVDFADWDFARTRRAGLLLMEAEMLGTFAADLANTEHPVSERFRRLLGYAAGKGAADYAVADRVLDAATLKMRRLFSQVDVLVLPTTPQGAFPLDGPVPDSQADLTSFASLAGCPAVSLPMGTLPNGLPVGLQLVGARGSDLRLLELASVCAATLDVEPTYPVIA comes from the coding sequence ATGAATTCGATGCCGCCGATCACCGACCTCGACCTGCGCCGCGCCTCGCTGTGCCAGTTGCTGCACTGGCTGGCGGTGGGCCGCGTACAGCCGCAGGCGCTGGCCGACGCCTACCAGCAGGCGATCGAGCGGATCGATCCCGCGCTGCATGCCTATGTCGACCAGCGCTCCGGCCTGCTGCAGGACCAGGCGCAACTGGCCGACCGGCGCCGCCGCGACGGCGTGATCGGGCGGCTGGACGGCATCCCGCTGGCCCTGAAGGATAACTTCGACATCGCCGGCTGGCCGACCCGGGCCGGTTTGCCGGGGCGCGGCAAGCCGGTGCAGGAGGACGCGCACGTGGTGGCGCGGCTGCGTGCGTCAGGCGCGATCCTGCTTGGCAAGACCAATATGGACGAAGGTGCGCTGGGCGCCGTCACCGACAACCCGCACTTCGGCGCCACCCACAATCCGCACCGGCATGGCTACACCGCCGGCGGTTCCTCCGGCGGCGCGGCGGCCGCGGTGGCCGCGGGCCTGGCGGTGGCCGCGGTGGGTTCGGACAGCCTCGGATCGATCCGCATCCCGGCCAGCTATTGCGGCGTGTATGCGCTGAAGCCCACGCACGGCGAGATCTCCGCGCGCGGCCTGGTGCCGGCGGCGCGCCGGCTCGACGCGGTCGGCCTGCTGGCGCGCAGCGCGGACGACCTCACCGTGCTGCTGCAGGTGCTGGCCGGCTACGACGCCGACGATGCGCGCTCGCGCCGGCGCCGGGTCGCGTTCGCGCTGCCGGACTGGGAACCGGGCAACCTGCGCGCGGGCCTGCTGCCGGACTTGGCCGCGGTCGGCGTGCAGCCGCAAGTGATCGAGGTGTTCGAGGCGGCCATGGCGAAGTTGCCGCATGCGCTGGGCGACCGCCGCACGGTCGACTTCGCCGACTGGGATTTCGCGCGCACCCGCCGCGCCGGCCTGCTCTTGATGGAAGCGGAAATGCTCGGCACCTTCGCCGCGGACCTGGCGAATACCGAGCATCCGGTATCGGAGCGCTTCCGCCGCCTGCTCGGCTACGCCGCAGGCAAGGGCGCGGCCGACTACGCGGTGGCTGACCGCGTGCTCGACGCGGCCACGCTGAAGATGCGCCGGCTGTTCTCCCAGGTCGACGTGCTGGTGCTGCCGACCACGCCGCAGGGCGCGTTCCCGCTGGATGGTCCGGTGCCGGACTCGCAGGCCGACCTCACCAGCTTCGCCAGCCTGGCCGGTTGCCCCGCGGTGAGCCTGCCGATGGGCACGCTGCCGAACGGCCTGCCGGTGGGCCTGCAACTGGTGGGTGCGCGCGGCTCGGACCTGCGCCTGCTGGAGCTGGCCTCGGTGTGTGCGGCGACGCTAGATGTCGAGCCGACGTATCCGGTGATCGCCTGA
- the cysC gene encoding adenylyl-sulfate kinase: MAAPTTALGLLRFITCGSVDDGKSSLLGRLLYDAGMLPDDQLAALARDSRRQHGAGSDVLDFALLTDGLDAERQQGITIDVAYRYFHTARRSFIVADCPGHEQYTRNMATGASNAELAVVLVDARKGVLAQTRRHTYICALLGIRQVVLAVNKMDLVDCDQAIFEAIAAEYRGLAHGLGIGEVQCLPVVALSGDNVGSRSPRMPWYTGASLLELLESTDVTPFRASDFRMPVQWVNRPEQTFRGYAGTVCGGRVACGDEIVVQPGGQHGRVARIVSADGDLPHAADGQAVTLCLDREIDVSRGDVIADARRPAPVADQFACHLLWVGDAALLPNRTYWLKLGTRTVNARVMSIKYKVDVDSQAKLAARQLALNEVGYCTLGLDDEVAFEAYADNRTLGGFILIDRLSNATVACGMLDFALGRSANVHWQHVDIDKGVRAASKGQQPLCLWFTGLSGAGKSTIANLVERRLHALGCHTYLLDGDNIRHGINKDLGFTPEDRVENIRRIAEVAHLMVDAGLIVLVSAISPYRSERQSARELFAAAEFMEVFVDAPLEECERRDPKGLYRKARAGTIRNFTGIDAPYERPVAPDIHLLSTGQHAEQLAEQVVARVLAGIDGHAHG; the protein is encoded by the coding sequence ATGGCCGCGCCGACCACCGCACTGGGGCTGCTGCGCTTCATCACCTGCGGCAGCGTGGACGACGGCAAGAGCAGCCTGCTCGGGCGCCTGCTGTACGACGCCGGCATGTTGCCGGACGACCAGCTGGCCGCGCTGGCCCGCGACAGCCGCCGCCAGCATGGCGCCGGCAGCGACGTGCTCGACTTCGCCCTGCTCACCGACGGACTGGACGCGGAGCGCCAGCAGGGCATCACCATCGACGTGGCCTACCGCTACTTCCATACCGCGCGGCGCAGCTTCATCGTGGCCGATTGCCCGGGGCACGAGCAGTACACGCGCAACATGGCCACCGGCGCCTCCAACGCCGAACTGGCCGTGGTGCTGGTCGACGCGCGCAAGGGCGTGCTGGCGCAGACGCGCCGGCATACCTATATATGTGCCTTGCTGGGGATCCGTCAGGTGGTGCTGGCGGTGAACAAGATGGACCTGGTCGACTGCGACCAGGCGATCTTCGAGGCGATCGCCGCGGAGTACCGCGGACTGGCCCATGGCCTCGGCATCGGCGAAGTGCAATGCCTGCCGGTGGTGGCGTTGAGCGGCGACAACGTGGGCTCGCGTTCGCCGCGGATGCCCTGGTACACCGGCGCCAGCCTGCTCGAGCTGCTGGAGTCGACCGACGTCACGCCGTTCCGCGCCAGCGACTTCCGCATGCCGGTGCAATGGGTGAACCGCCCCGAGCAGACGTTCCGCGGCTACGCCGGCACGGTCTGCGGTGGCCGCGTGGCTTGCGGCGACGAGATCGTGGTGCAGCCGGGCGGTCAGCATGGGCGGGTCGCCCGCATCGTCAGTGCCGACGGCGACCTGCCCCATGCCGCGGACGGCCAGGCGGTGACGCTGTGCCTGGACCGCGAGATCGACGTGAGCCGTGGCGACGTGATCGCCGACGCACGGCGCCCGGCGCCGGTGGCCGACCAGTTCGCTTGCCATCTGCTGTGGGTGGGCGATGCAGCGCTGCTGCCGAACCGCACGTATTGGCTGAAGCTCGGCACGCGCACGGTCAACGCGCGGGTGATGTCGATCAAGTACAAGGTGGACGTCGACAGCCAGGCGAAGCTCGCCGCGCGGCAGCTCGCGCTGAATGAAGTGGGCTATTGCACGCTGGGCCTGGACGACGAGGTCGCGTTCGAGGCCTATGCGGACAACCGCACGCTCGGCGGCTTCATCCTGATCGATCGCCTGAGCAACGCCACGGTGGCGTGCGGCATGCTGGATTTCGCGCTGGGCCGGTCGGCCAACGTGCACTGGCAGCACGTCGACATCGACAAGGGCGTGCGCGCCGCCAGCAAGGGGCAACAGCCGCTGTGCCTGTGGTTCACCGGCCTGTCCGGCGCCGGCAAGTCCACCATCGCGAACCTGGTCGAGCGCCGCCTGCACGCGCTGGGCTGCCACACCTACCTGCTCGACGGCGACAACATACGCCACGGCATCAACAAGGATCTCGGCTTCACCCCGGAGGATCGCGTCGAGAACATCCGCCGCATCGCCGAGGTGGCGCACCTGATGGTGGACGCGGGCCTGATCGTGCTGGTCAGCGCGATTTCGCCGTACCGCAGCGAGCGGCAGTCGGCGCGCGAGTTGTTCGCGGCGGCGGAATTCATGGAGGTATTCGTGGACGCGCCGCTGGAGGAATGCGAGCGGCGCGATCCCAAGGGCCTCTATCGCAAGGCGCGCGCTGGCACGATCCGCAACTTCACCGGCATCGACGCGCCGTACGAGCGGCCCGTGGCGCCGGACATCCACCTGCTGAGTACCGGACAGCACGCCGAACAGCTGGCCGAACAGGTCGTGGCACGGGTGCTGGCCGGGATCGACGGCCACGCCCACGGGTGA
- the cysD gene encoding sulfate adenylyltransferase subunit CysD has protein sequence MTVAFAQSQTHLDELEAESIHIFREVLAGFQRPVMLYSIGKDSSVLLHLLRKAFYPARPPMPLLHVDTTWKFREMIAFRDRVAAAGDVQVLVHINQEGVHQGISPLTHGATVHTDVMKTQALKQALDQYGFDAAIGGARRDEEKSRAKERIFSFRNAQHRWDPRNQRPEFWHTFNTYIRKGESVRVFPLSNWTEMDVWLYIQREGIDVVPLYFAKPRPVVERDGALIMVDDERFVLREGESVQMREVRFRTLGCYPLTGAVESSADTLAKVIEEMALSRSSERQGRVIDQDPAASMERKKQEGYF, from the coding sequence ATGACGGTCGCATTCGCGCAATCGCAAACGCATCTCGACGAACTCGAGGCCGAAAGCATCCACATCTTTCGCGAGGTGCTGGCCGGCTTCCAGCGCCCGGTGATGCTGTATTCGATCGGCAAGGATTCCTCGGTGCTGCTGCACCTGCTGCGCAAGGCGTTCTATCCGGCGCGGCCGCCGATGCCGCTGCTGCACGTCGACACGACGTGGAAGTTCCGCGAGATGATCGCGTTCCGCGACCGGGTGGCGGCAGCCGGCGACGTGCAGGTACTGGTGCACATCAACCAGGAGGGCGTGCACCAGGGCATTTCGCCGCTGACCCACGGCGCCACCGTGCATACCGACGTGATGAAGACCCAGGCGCTGAAGCAGGCGCTGGACCAGTACGGCTTCGACGCGGCGATCGGCGGCGCGCGGCGCGACGAGGAGAAGTCGCGTGCGAAGGAGCGCATCTTCTCCTTCCGCAACGCGCAGCATCGCTGGGACCCGCGCAACCAGCGGCCGGAGTTCTGGCATACCTTCAACACGTATATCCGCAAGGGCGAGAGCGTGCGGGTGTTCCCGCTGTCCAACTGGACCGAGATGGACGTGTGGCTGTACATCCAGCGCGAGGGCATCGACGTGGTGCCGCTGTACTTTGCGAAGCCGCGTCCGGTGGTCGAGCGCGACGGCGCGCTGATCATGGTCGACGACGAGCGTTTCGTGTTGCGCGAAGGCGAGAGCGTGCAGATGCGCGAGGTGCGTTTCCGCACCCTGGGCTGCTATCCGCTGACCGGCGCGGTGGAATCCTCGGCTGATACGCTGGCGAAGGTGATCGAGGAGATGGCTCTCTCGCGCAGCTCGGAGCGGCAGGGCCGGGTGATCGACCAGGACCCGGCCGCGTCGATGGAGCGCAAGAAGCAGGAGGGCTACTTCTGA
- a CDS encoding energy transducer TonB has translation MDTRYILDTRRHARGAVRPLVIAIIAIFALLAVGAWFLIIKPHQELVMADSGGHPSTPVSTATRTAPPPANVAAMDLNQLLAEARTAMNEQRYLAPAGNNAFEFYLRVLEKEPGNKVASDALRETFPFAATSAEQAINSRDFGEAQRQIDLLAKADPANFTLTILRSKLDAQRKTLDKQQQLALDQEKATQLAAQKAAADKQAADKLAEQQKAQLAEQQKAEQASATQQPRQQAAANAPAAGGDAAGADGGSAAGAGATTAAVLVKGSAARYPTAAMRARQEGWVVVSFTVDPDGTTSDVKVVESQPRHVFDRAAIDAVERYRFNPAMKNGVAVSSVKQQRIEFKL, from the coding sequence ATGGATACCCGATACATACTTGATACGCGCCGGCATGCGCGTGGGGCCGTTCGGCCCTTGGTCATTGCCATCATCGCCATCTTTGCCCTGCTTGCCGTGGGCGCGTGGTTCCTCATTATCAAGCCGCACCAGGAGTTGGTCATGGCCGACTCGGGCGGCCATCCGTCCACACCGGTTTCCACCGCGACGCGGACGGCGCCGCCGCCGGCCAACGTGGCTGCGATGGATCTCAACCAGCTGCTTGCCGAGGCGCGCACCGCCATGAACGAGCAGCGCTACCTGGCGCCGGCCGGCAACAATGCGTTCGAGTTCTACCTGCGCGTGCTGGAAAAGGAGCCCGGCAACAAGGTGGCTTCCGATGCGTTGCGCGAGACGTTCCCGTTCGCCGCCACCTCGGCCGAACAGGCGATCAACTCGCGCGACTTCGGCGAAGCGCAGCGCCAGATCGATCTGCTGGCGAAGGCCGACCCAGCCAACTTCACGTTGACCATTCTCCGTTCCAAGCTCGATGCCCAGCGCAAGACCCTGGACAAGCAGCAACAGCTGGCGCTCGATCAGGAGAAGGCCACCCAGCTCGCGGCCCAGAAGGCAGCGGCGGACAAACAGGCGGCGGACAAGCTGGCCGAGCAGCAAAAGGCCCAGCTGGCCGAGCAGCAAAAGGCCGAGCAGGCGAGCGCGACGCAGCAGCCACGCCAGCAGGCGGCGGCGAATGCGCCGGCGGCAGGCGGCGATGCCGCGGGTGCGGACGGCGGCAGCGCGGCTGGTGCGGGCGCGACCACGGCGGCGGTGCTGGTGAAGGGCTCGGCGGCGCGCTACCCCACGGCTGCCATGCGGGCACGCCAGGAAGGCTGGGTGGTGGTCTCGTTCACGGTCGATCCCGACGGCACGACCAGCGACGTGAAGGTCGTCGAGTCGCAACCACGTCATGTCTTCGACCGTGCGGCGATCGACGCGGTGGAGCGCTACCGCTTCAATCCGGCGATGAAGAATGGCGTCGCCGTTTCCAGCGTCAAGCAGCAGCGGATCGAGTTCAAACTCTGA
- the metJ gene encoding met regulon transcriptional regulator MetJ has product MATTKFIKPYVEHGEKANAVRKITVSIPLHVLRRLSDLRTHRQVNNLRHATNSDVLVEAFLHAFTGQPLPTDEELRRTMATAKKSAAKKPAAKKAAAKKPAVKKAAAKKPVAKKPAAKKAAARKPAAKKAAKKPAAAKKAAVKKVAKKAAPKKAAAKKAAPAKVVKATKTAKAKAKK; this is encoded by the coding sequence ATGGCAACAACGAAATTCATCAAGCCCTATGTCGAGCACGGTGAAAAGGCCAATGCAGTACGCAAGATCACTGTCTCGATTCCGCTGCATGTCCTGCGGCGGCTTTCTGATTTGCGCACCCACCGTCAAGTGAACAATCTTCGGCACGCTACCAACAGTGACGTGTTGGTCGAAGCGTTCCTGCACGCTTTTACTGGGCAACCACTGCCAACTGATGAGGAGCTGAGACGAACCATGGCCACTGCCAAGAAATCCGCTGCAAAGAAACCGGCCGCCAAGAAGGCCGCCGCCAAGAAACCCGCCGTGAAGAAGGCCGCCGCCAAGAAGCCGGTTGCCAAGAAGCCGGCCGCCAAGAAGGCTGCTGCTAGGAAGCCGGCCGCCAAGAAAGCTGCCAAGAAGCCGGCAGCCGCCAAGAAAGCTGCTGTGAAGAAGGTTGCGAAGAAGGCTGCGCCGAAGAAGGCCGCCGCCAAGAAAGCTGCACCGGCCAAGGTGGTGAAGGCCACCAAGACCGCGAAAGCCAAAGCGAAGAAGTAA
- the gcvT gene encoding glycine cleavage system aminomethyltransferase GcvT, translating to MTEKTVLNATHRALGARMVDFGGWDMPINYGSQIEEHHAVRRDAGMFDVSHMTVVDLHGARAREFLRHLLANNIDKLKVHGKALYSCMLDERGGVIDDLIVYYLGEEFFRLVVNAGTRAKDLAWIERQAKTFEVQVKERPEFAMIAVQGPHARAKVLGLLHEVDRPRIEKLGKFSAAAAQGPHGMPLFVARTGYTGEDGFEIIVPAEHAIALWEALAAAGVAPAGLGARDTLRLEAGMNLYGQDMDESVTPWEANLGWTIALDEGRDFIGRAALEQQKAAGVPRTMVGLVLDDKGVLRHGQKVLTANGEGEILSGSFAPTLNKAVAFARIPVGEPGDVRVDIRGREVPVRLVKYPFVRDGKPCEGI from the coding sequence ATGACCGAGAAGACCGTACTCAACGCCACCCATCGTGCGCTCGGCGCGCGCATGGTCGACTTCGGCGGCTGGGACATGCCGATCAACTACGGTTCGCAGATCGAGGAACACCACGCGGTGCGTCGCGACGCCGGCATGTTCGACGTTTCGCACATGACCGTGGTCGACCTGCACGGCGCGCGCGCCCGGGAATTCCTGCGCCATCTTCTGGCCAACAACATCGACAAGCTGAAGGTGCACGGCAAGGCGCTGTACTCGTGCATGCTGGACGAGCGCGGCGGGGTGATCGACGACCTGATCGTGTACTACCTCGGCGAGGAGTTCTTCCGGCTGGTCGTCAATGCCGGCACCCGCGCCAAGGACCTGGCCTGGATCGAGCGCCAGGCGAAGACGTTCGAGGTGCAGGTGAAGGAGCGCCCCGAGTTCGCGATGATCGCGGTGCAGGGCCCGCATGCGCGCGCCAAGGTGCTCGGCCTGCTGCATGAGGTCGACCGCCCGCGCATCGAGAAGCTCGGCAAGTTCAGTGCCGCCGCCGCGCAGGGTCCGCACGGCATGCCGTTGTTCGTGGCGCGCACCGGCTACACCGGCGAGGACGGTTTCGAGATCATCGTGCCGGCCGAACATGCCATCGCGCTGTGGGAGGCGCTGGCTGCCGCAGGCGTGGCGCCTGCCGGCCTCGGCGCGCGCGACACGCTGCGCCTGGAAGCTGGCATGAACCTGTATGGCCAGGACATGGACGAAAGCGTCACGCCGTGGGAGGCGAACCTGGGCTGGACCATCGCGCTGGACGAGGGCCGCGACTTCATCGGTCGCGCCGCGCTGGAACAGCAGAAGGCCGCCGGCGTGCCGCGCACGATGGTCGGCCTGGTGCTGGACGACAAGGGCGTGCTGCGCCACGGCCAGAAGGTGCTGACCGCGAACGGCGAGGGCGAAATCCTCTCCGGCAGTTTTGCGCCGACCCTCAACAAGGCGGTGGCGTTCGCGCGCATTCCGGTCGGCGAGCCCGGCGACGTGCGCGTCGACATCCGCGGCCGCGAGGTGCCGGTACGCCTGGTGAAATACCCGTTCGTGCGCGACGGCAAGCCCTGCGAAGGGATCTGA